A window from Nitrosopumilus adriaticus encodes these proteins:
- a CDS encoding CAP domain-containing protein, which translates to MGCSHNYVFTQGYFVCTKCGKRSYGRSYKRKQGKKVTVGVIVVLIVGIAILGFSNEIFEINQNNLEQSIQNMPQSIQEVGETAKDFASDTTIILRETIDKQLDNVKMEPIDIPVDDIQSVPQIIQNNNPTNKKPIIDKLKLERQVHLLTNQYRIEHGLSQLTWDDNLANIARHHSQDMAIRNYFSHDTPEGKDPTDRATSQGYHCQKRVGNLIYSGIAENIFQNNLYDTVWYTNGIPSSYDWNNLDELATSTVDGWMDSPGHRENILTAMYDKEGIGVEISSDDKVYITQNFC; encoded by the coding sequence ATGGGCTGTAGTCACAACTATGTTTTCACTCAAGGGTATTTCGTATGCACAAAGTGTGGTAAACGCTCCTATGGACGTTCTTACAAGAGAAAACAAGGAAAGAAAGTTACTGTAGGTGTAATCGTTGTACTAATAGTTGGGATTGCAATATTGGGATTCTCAAATGAAATATTTGAGATTAATCAAAATAATTTAGAACAGTCAATTCAAAATATGCCCCAAAGCATTCAAGAAGTTGGAGAAACTGCCAAAGATTTTGCATCTGATACGACTATCATTCTAAGAGAAACAATTGATAAACAACTAGACAATGTAAAAATGGAACCAATCGATATTCCAGTAGATGATATTCAAAGTGTTCCACAAATAATTCAAAACAATAACCCTACTAATAAAAAACCAATCATTGATAAACTAAAACTTGAACGACAAGTACATCTTCTCACCAACCAATATCGTATTGAACATGGACTTTCTCAATTAACGTGGGATGATAATTTGGCAAATATTGCAAGACATCACAGTCAAGATATGGCAATAAGAAATTACTTCTCACATGATACGCCTGAAGGAAAAGATCCTACTGATAGAGCAACATCACAAGGATATCATTGTCAAAAAAGAGTTGGAAATCTAATTTACAGTGGAATTGCTGAAAACATATTCCAAAATAATCTGTATGATACTGTATGGTATACTAATGGCATTCCATCATCCTATGACTGGAATAATTTGGATGAACTTGCTACATCAACTGTAGATGGTTGGATGGATTCTCCAGGTCATAGAGAAAACATACTAACTGCAATGTATGATAAAGAAGGTATAGGTGTAGAGATTTCCTCTGATGACAAGGTGTACATTACTCAAAATTTCTGTTGA
- a CDS encoding 2'-5' RNA ligase family protein, producing the protein MGESKNLTKKLIYDIFHKFRVKGQVRKRPVPHVTLFGPFACKGIRQVIHDIGEVGSEYAELPYEIDGFDYFELKKKFLFITTASKKNVIYLKIIPSEDLKDFRHRLAKKLLKYTDAVESSHDSKNKFKYHATIAMKDIHHKFDEIWEYLKGYDIKTKGMCYRITLLKQGKIMYEYDLPTKRLLNRRQSLGRRKRR; encoded by the coding sequence ATGGGGGAATCAAAAAATCTAACAAAGAAGCTAATCTATGACATATTTCACAAATTTAGAGTTAAAGGTCAGGTAAGAAAAAGACCTGTTCCACATGTAACTTTGTTTGGACCCTTTGCATGCAAGGGTATTCGTCAAGTAATTCATGACATTGGTGAAGTTGGTTCAGAATACGCCGAGTTACCATATGAGATTGATGGATTTGATTATTTTGAATTAAAGAAAAAATTTCTATTCATTACTACTGCATCAAAGAAAAATGTCATCTATCTAAAAATAATCCCCAGTGAAGATCTTAAAGATTTTAGGCATAGGTTAGCAAAAAAATTACTCAAGTATACTGACGCAGTAGAATCTTCTCATGATTCAAAAAATAAATTCAAATATCATGCAACTATTGCAATGAAGGATATACATCATAAGTTTGATGAAATTTGGGAATATCTCAAAGGATATGACATTAAAACAAAGGGAATGTGTTATAGAATTACTCTACTTAAACAAGGCAAAATTATGTATGAATATGATTTACCTACGAAAAGATTGCTTAATCGTAGACAGTCATTGGGTAGAAGAAAAAGAAGATGA
- a CDS encoding CFI-box-CTERM domain-containing protein, with the protein MKIVLFLFVIFTLFTIPVAFSETITINTNKEQFTGGDTVEINGVVENGDAGDFVALEIKDPNNETILIRTVTLGDGGTFYLKFKIPESGQSGSYNIVANSEQDGQTVTETKTISKTTISESSNSEKTPKGGGCLIATAAYGTELAPQVQFLREIRDNTVMSTTSGATFMSGFNQLYYSFSPTIADMERENPMFQEAVRIFITPMISTLSIMTLADDGSEVEVLGLGISVIALNLGMYIAAPAVVAWQVKKRV; encoded by the coding sequence ATGAAAATAGTGTTGTTTTTGTTTGTGATATTTACATTGTTCACAATTCCTGTTGCATTTTCTGAGACTATAACAATTAACACTAACAAGGAACAATTTACAGGAGGAGACACTGTAGAAATCAACGGTGTTGTAGAAAATGGAGATGCTGGAGATTTTGTTGCATTGGAAATCAAAGATCCTAACAATGAAACAATTCTGATTAGAACCGTTACACTTGGTGACGGGGGAACATTTTATCTTAAATTCAAAATTCCAGAATCGGGTCAATCTGGAAGTTATAATATTGTAGCAAATTCAGAACAAGATGGACAAACCGTTACTGAAACAAAAACTATCTCTAAGACAACCATTTCTGAATCATCCAATTCTGAAAAAACCCCAAAAGGTGGTGGATGTTTAATTGCAACAGCAGCTTATGGGACTGAATTAGCACCACAAGTTCAATTCCTCAGAGAAATTAGAGATAATACTGTCATGAGTACAACATCAGGTGCAACATTCATGTCTGGATTTAACCAATTGTACTATTCATTCTCACCAACAATTGCTGATATGGAAAGAGAAAACCCAATGTTCCAAGAAGCTGTTAGGATATTTATCACTCCAATGATTTCAACATTGTCAATTATGACATTGGCAGACGATGGTTCAGAAGTCGAAGTGTTAGGGTTGGGAATATCTGTAATTGCACTTAACTTGGGAATGTACATTGCAGCACCTGCAGTTGTTGCATGGCAAGTTAAAAAACGAGTTTAG
- a CDS encoding response regulator, with protein MTKSNMNYKVMIVDDSSFMRTLLSKIFSNTSGVGEIYQANNGAEALTTYKDKKPDLVTMDIDMPEMDGIEAAKRIKSIDPNAKIVMVSSSDKKNTRDEAAKIGVSQYIRKPFDRLEIKRTIESLSNE; from the coding sequence ATGACTAAAAGCAATATGAATTACAAAGTAATGATAGTAGATGATTCATCATTTATGAGAACATTGCTTTCAAAAATTTTTTCAAATACGTCAGGGGTAGGAGAGATTTATCAGGCAAATAATGGTGCAGAAGCTCTAACAACTTACAAGGACAAAAAACCAGATTTGGTAACCATGGATATTGACATGCCAGAAATGGATGGAATTGAGGCTGCAAAGCGAATAAAGTCAATTGATCCAAATGCAAAGATTGTGATGGTTTCATCATCTGATAAAAAAAATACCAGGGATGAAGCTGCAAAAATCGGAGTTTCTCAATACATAAGAAAACCATTTGATCGCCTGGAAATAAAAAGAACAATTGAGAGTCTCTCAAACGAGTAG
- a CDS encoding response regulator, with translation MKIIIINDSRAMRLFIEETIKSFSECQIIGSYFNAEHALDNIQFNEPDVIILDLEMPKMDGITFLERLNDGKMYPTIVLSNYATEGSKIVNDAISLGAVDSLLPPLSNRDIDIKAFKIMLRHKIIKASLRSKRYSLSCQ, from the coding sequence ATGAAAATTATAATTATTAATGATTCAAGAGCGATGCGGCTCTTTATTGAAGAAACGATAAAATCATTTTCAGAGTGCCAGATTATTGGATCATATTTTAATGCAGAGCATGCATTAGATAATATTCAGTTTAATGAACCAGATGTGATAATTTTAGACCTTGAAATGCCTAAAATGGATGGAATCACATTTCTTGAAAGATTGAATGATGGTAAAATGTACCCTACAATTGTATTGAGTAATTATGCTACAGAAGGCTCCAAGATTGTCAATGATGCGATTTCTTTAGGCGCTGTTGATTCACTATTACCGCCTTTATCAAATAGGGATATAGACATTAAAGCATTCAAAATCATGCTTCGTCATAAAATAATAAAAGCATCATTGAGATCTAAACGATACTCTTTATCTTGTCAATAA
- a CDS encoding response regulator, which yields MNGSVVLVDDNDDLLESLSEFLQMKGFNILGCGHNGLEAVQLYEEYRPDVVLLDLSMPNYDGIYGLENIKKINPNAKVIILTGHYNEKNREKIRPFDVSKIMEKPCSLTQLDLVLKSLSMV from the coding sequence ATGAATGGCTCAGTCGTACTAGTAGATGATAATGACGACTTGCTTGAATCTCTCAGTGAATTTCTTCAGATGAAAGGATTTAACATTCTAGGATGCGGTCACAATGGATTAGAAGCAGTTCAATTGTATGAAGAGTACAGACCAGATGTGGTCTTACTAGATCTTTCGATGCCTAACTATGATGGAATTTATGGCCTAGAAAATATCAAAAAAATTAATCCCAATGCCAAAGTCATAATATTAACTGGACACTATAATGAAAAGAATAGAGAAAAAATTAGACCATTTGATGTGTCTAAAATCATGGAAAAACCATGTTCATTAACACAACTTGATCTTGTTTTGAAATCTCTTAGCATGGTATGA
- a CDS encoding SRPBCC family protein: MTLVTKSIDIKTPVENVFTYFARPEHVSDQIKNDTVGMTVVPMDIKEGMGVGTTFRIIGDFSGKRLEWDCETTEFIRNEKISAVQIEGPFKKWQITNEFKALGNNLTRVTMSVDYEMPFGPLGAILDKAKFAKSAEKGMETALYNVRGLLEGNGSIPVYITLDAYQKLLAEKKKMNDVPVSTALTAIIEKYNEIEAKTQN, translated from the coding sequence TTGACCCTCGTTACAAAATCAATCGATATTAAAACACCCGTAGAGAATGTTTTCACCTACTTTGCAAGACCAGAACATGTTTCTGATCAAATCAAAAATGACACCGTAGGTATGACTGTAGTTCCTATGGATATCAAAGAAGGAATGGGTGTTGGTACAACCTTTAGAATTATCGGTGACTTTAGCGGAAAACGTCTAGAGTGGGATTGTGAGACAACTGAATTCATTAGAAACGAGAAAATTTCAGCCGTACAAATTGAAGGCCCATTTAAGAAATGGCAAATCACAAATGAATTCAAAGCATTAGGAAATAATCTCACTAGAGTAACCATGTCAGTAGATTATGAAATGCCATTTGGTCCATTAGGAGCAATCTTGGATAAAGCAAAATTTGCAAAATCTGCTGAAAAAGGAATGGAGACTGCTCTTTACAACGTTAGAGGTTTACTAGAAGGAAATGGTTCAATTCCAGTTTACATTACACTAGATGCATACCAAAAACTTCTTGCCGAAAAGAAAAAGATGAACGACGTTCCAGTTTCAACTGCACTTACAGCAATCATTGAAAAGTACAATGAAATTGAAGCAAAAACCCAAAACTAA
- a CDS encoding COX15/CtaA family protein has product MAIQYLALTTLIVLYSLMFIGGYISAAGLGLTCPEWPLCPNGVMPSEEYLIEWIHRTIAATTGVLVISTMVASLINKNSNIKIKITSSLATALVITQITLGALVIDTKLHAVLVAIHLGIGIWLFAMVLLTVIFAFRISKISLKSTV; this is encoded by the coding sequence TTGGCAATTCAATATCTAGCATTAACTACATTGATAGTTTTGTATTCATTGATGTTTATTGGTGGATATATTTCAGCAGCAGGATTAGGATTAACTTGCCCTGAATGGCCATTGTGTCCTAATGGAGTAATGCCATCAGAAGAATATCTAATTGAATGGATTCATAGAACTATTGCTGCCACAACTGGAGTATTAGTAATCTCAACTATGGTTGCAAGTCTGATTAACAAGAATTCTAACATTAAAATAAAAATTACTAGCTCCCTTGCTACTGCTTTAGTCATTACACAAATCACTCTAGGGGCATTAGTCATTGATACCAAACTTCATGCCGTCCTAGTTGCAATTCATTTAGGAATTGGGATTTGGTTGTTTGCTATGGTTTTGCTGACTGTGATATTCGCATTTAGAATTTCTAAAATATCTTTAAAATCTACAGTTTAG
- a CDS encoding plastocyanin/azurin family copper-binding protein, with translation MSHDNQQTIYRTTPARTGKMMAIMLGICIVGGVIFFAMWDYWISEAPPVVAMMAGDKDLAAPAAQTGKTITQDLVFVESSDFRTLAFNALPGEPDNNPTINMNVGDKIIFNVDNAGKSFHAFGVTKDTEGFGGLIPGSEVASPSNPLKPGESGTAEFIAGEEGTYYYICTVPGHREQGMVGEIIVGPSQGGGSQAAAAPTGVSHDFTLDFVESSDFRTLAFNALPGEDGHNPEIRVNSGDEVTVTSDNLGKSFHAFGVVTNPEDFNSIVMDSAIASASNPLKPGEGGSVTFTAGAPGTYYYICTVPGHALQGMQGSFIVE, from the coding sequence ATGAGTCACGATAATCAACAAACAATTTACAGAACGACACCAGCTAGAACTGGAAAAATGATGGCTATCATGCTAGGCATTTGTATTGTTGGTGGAGTCATATTCTTTGCAATGTGGGATTATTGGATTTCAGAAGCTCCTCCAGTTGTAGCAATGATGGCAGGAGACAAAGATCTTGCAGCACCAGCAGCACAAACTGGAAAAACAATAACACAAGATCTTGTATTTGTTGAATCATCCGATTTTAGGACTTTGGCATTTAATGCATTGCCTGGAGAACCTGATAACAATCCAACTATTAACATGAATGTTGGAGACAAAATAATCTTTAATGTTGACAATGCTGGAAAATCATTTCATGCATTTGGTGTTACAAAAGATACTGAAGGTTTTGGCGGATTAATTCCAGGAAGTGAAGTAGCATCTCCATCAAACCCATTAAAACCAGGCGAGAGTGGCACAGCTGAATTTATCGCAGGTGAGGAAGGAACTTACTATTACATTTGTACCGTTCCTGGTCATAGAGAACAAGGAATGGTTGGAGAGATTATTGTTGGACCATCACAAGGTGGTGGCTCACAAGCCGCAGCTGCACCAACAGGTGTATCTCATGACTTTACTTTGGACTTTGTAGAATCTAGTGATTTCAGAACTCTGGCATTTAACGCATTACCTGGCGAAGATGGACATAACCCAGAAATTCGCGTAAATTCTGGCGATGAGGTTACTGTGACTTCAGATAATTTGGGTAAATCATTTCACGCATTTGGAGTAGTTACAAATCCTGAAGACTTTAACAGCATAGTAATGGATTCAGCAATTGCATCGGCATCAAACCCATTAAAACCAGGTGAAGGTGGTAGTGTTACATTTACTGCTGGTGCACCCGGAACTTACTATTACATTTGTACTGTTCCAGGACATGCACTACAAGGCATGCAAGGTAGCTTTATCGTAGAATAA
- a CDS encoding cytochrome c oxidase subunit I, translating into MVLELQKPRPIWQIMFSTHHTDVGLLYLITSLGFLFLGGSLALAIRAELFLPGAQIITDAMTFNRIFTVHGTTLIFLFILPFASAVGNYYVPIMVRYKDMAYPKLNAIAFWMIPPSGALIWLGFADFTWYATPPYSIISAPGPAADMWIFGLKILGISSVLGAINFVVTILKCKHPDMSIGQVPLLAWSYLSSSLIILVAIPTFAAALLMLLTDRLGVSGFFNPAMGGDPIAYAHLFWFTFHPEVYVLVIPAIGMMYEIIPRFSRKPIYSYNSGIFAFVLLSIVGFSSWAHHMFATGMSFTEKTVFMVGTLAAVPASAMHVFNFIATMWNGRIKFLSPMMWSVGGIALFFGAGAGGVVNSAMPLDFSTHDTYWVVGHFHLFVMGTIAFGSIGFLYYMFPYVTGRMYNETLGKVHFVMSFIGTILVFFTQHVLGLYGMPRRIFDYPPIPEWIAMNQIATVGAMIIGVSMAIFLANMIYSSGKGKLANTEDPFGVGGKYYYPFEAKNPSH; encoded by the coding sequence ATGGTTCTAGAATTACAAAAGCCACGTCCAATTTGGCAAATAATGTTTTCAACACATCATACTGATGTTGGCCTACTTTATCTAATTACTTCACTAGGATTCTTATTCTTAGGTGGTTCATTAGCACTTGCAATTAGAGCAGAATTATTTTTGCCTGGTGCACAAATTATTACAGATGCAATGACCTTTAACAGAATCTTTACTGTTCACGGCACTACTTTGATTTTCTTGTTTATACTTCCATTTGCATCTGCAGTTGGAAACTATTACGTTCCAATTATGGTTCGATACAAAGACATGGCATATCCAAAACTTAATGCAATTGCATTTTGGATGATTCCTCCATCAGGTGCACTGATTTGGTTAGGCTTTGCAGACTTTACTTGGTATGCTACTCCGCCCTATTCTATAATTAGTGCCCCCGGTCCTGCCGCAGACATGTGGATCTTTGGCCTCAAAATTCTTGGTATTTCATCAGTCCTTGGTGCAATTAATTTTGTAGTTACCATTCTCAAATGTAAACATCCAGACATGTCTATTGGACAAGTTCCATTATTGGCTTGGTCATACCTTTCATCATCTTTGATTATACTTGTTGCAATTCCAACATTCGCAGCTGCACTTCTAATGTTACTTACTGATAGATTAGGAGTTAGTGGATTCTTCAATCCTGCAATGGGAGGGGATCCTATTGCATATGCTCATTTGTTTTGGTTTACATTCCATCCTGAAGTATACGTACTTGTTATCCCGGCAATTGGTATGATGTATGAAATTATTCCAAGATTTTCAAGAAAACCAATTTACAGCTACAACTCTGGAATCTTTGCCTTTGTTTTGTTATCAATTGTAGGTTTCTCATCTTGGGCACATCACATGTTTGCAACCGGAATGTCTTTTACTGAAAAAACCGTCTTTATGGTAGGAACTCTTGCAGCAGTACCTGCATCTGCAATGCACGTCTTTAACTTTATTGCAACAATGTGGAATGGCAGAATCAAATTCTTATCACCAATGATGTGGTCAGTTGGTGGAATTGCATTATTCTTTGGAGCAGGAGCTGGCGGTGTAGTAAATAGTGCAATGCCTTTGGACTTTTCAACACATGACACATACTGGGTAGTTGGACACTTCCATCTCTTTGTCATGGGTACTATTGCATTTGGCTCAATTGGATTCCTATACTACATGTTCCCATATGTAACTGGTAGAATGTATAATGAAACATTGGGTAAGGTACATTTTGTAATGTCATTTATAGGAACAATCTTGGTATTCTTTACACAACATGTTCTTGGATTGTATGGTATGCCAAGAAGAATTTTCGATTATCCGCCAATCCCAGAATGGATTGCTATGAACCAGATTGCAACAGTTGGTGCCATGATTATTGGTGTCAGTATGGCAATTTTCTTGGCAAACATGATCTACAGTTCTGGAAAAGGAAAACTTGCAAATACCGAGGATCCATTTGGAGTAGGTGGCAAGTATTACTATCCATTTGAGGCAAAGAATCCATCACATTAG
- a CDS encoding heme transporter CcmD, whose translation MGGHSNWPEWIYVGIVIALMTWVGAEAWEAERLVEHVPEDAETIIVTGQQWFWTFEHEDGTKEIGELHVETGKAYKFEIVSKDVNHSFNIHDYVVLMDAIPGRVNTVWFAPDAPGVHDIQCREYCGLIHYNMRGTLYVEDPA comes from the coding sequence ATGGGTGGACACTCTAACTGGCCTGAATGGATTTACGTCGGTATCGTTATTGCTTTAATGACTTGGGTAGGGGCAGAAGCTTGGGAAGCTGAAAGATTAGTTGAACACGTTCCTGAAGATGCAGAAACTATCATAGTTACCGGTCAACAATGGTTCTGGACTTTTGAACATGAAGACGGTACAAAAGAAATTGGTGAGCTTCATGTTGAAACAGGCAAAGCTTACAAATTTGAAATAGTCTCTAAAGATGTTAATCATTCTTTTAATATTCACGATTATGTTGTTTTGATGGATGCAATTCCTGGTAGAGTTAACACTGTATGGTTTGCACCAGACGCACCAGGAGTACATGATATTCAATGCAGAGAATACTGTGGATTAATTCACTACAACATGCGAGGAACATTATATGTGGAGGATCCAGCTTGA
- a CDS encoding histidine phosphatase family protein: MGHIIFLRHGQAKNNTERILAGRTEGVPLTDVGIKQAEHTAQLLEHMNVSAIYSSPIQRAKHTAEIVGKHNSLDVTIDDRLIELDMGKFTGVPYDEIFTSHGNVFMKFYNGELEIAHNGVETFSEVKKRVLGIVDHVIEKHPDENVVLVTHMDPIKAMLSTIVDLSPTNLFELIIENASLNLFREKDRKFSLSGLNVMHPSRFDLR; encoded by the coding sequence TTGGGACATATAATTTTCCTAAGACATGGTCAGGCAAAAAACAACACTGAGCGAATTTTAGCAGGTAGGACAGAAGGAGTTCCACTAACTGATGTTGGAATAAAACAAGCAGAACATACTGCTCAACTACTTGAACACATGAATGTCTCTGCAATCTATTCTAGTCCAATTCAGCGGGCAAAACACACTGCAGAAATTGTTGGAAAACATAACTCGCTTGATGTAACCATTGATGATCGTCTAATTGAGCTTGATATGGGAAAATTCACTGGTGTTCCATATGATGAAATTTTTACTAGTCATGGAAATGTCTTTATGAAATTTTACAACGGGGAATTAGAAATTGCTCATAATGGAGTGGAAACCTTCTCAGAAGTTAAAAAACGGGTTTTGGGAATAGTTGATCATGTCATTGAAAAGCATCCAGATGAAAATGTAGTTCTTGTTACACATATGGATCCAATCAAAGCAATGCTCTCTACTATAGTTGATCTATCACCTACCAATCTATTTGAGCTAATTATAGAGAATGCATCTCTTAATCTATTTCGAGAAAAAGATCGAAAGTTTTCTCTTTCGGGACTTAATGTAATGCATCCATCAAGATTCGATCTACGTTAG
- the npdG gene encoding NADPH-dependent F420 reductase, which translates to MKVGIIGGTGGMGKGFALRWSQNHDVLIGSRDAARASESAVEYTNLAKEAFGEIKGTISGNDNVSVAKESDVLILSIPYENIDSVCSGILPEVKDSCVVVSPIVPMTKTDVGFECISIKENKPFSYKLVLNHMKNKSKLVSAFHVISEKKLVNPTLELDYDIFVCGDDNDSVQVVNTLIDEIKGLRSIYLGPIELSYLAEMSTPLLLNAMIKNKIKNPGIKII; encoded by the coding sequence ATGAAAGTAGGAATTATTGGCGGAACAGGTGGGATGGGAAAAGGTTTTGCTCTAAGATGGTCACAAAATCATGATGTTTTAATTGGCTCTAGAGATGCTGCAAGAGCATCAGAATCAGCAGTTGAATATACAAATCTTGCAAAAGAAGCATTTGGTGAAATCAAAGGAACAATTTCTGGAAATGATAATGTTTCAGTTGCAAAAGAAAGTGATGTTTTGATTTTATCAATTCCTTATGAAAATATTGATTCTGTATGTTCTGGAATATTACCTGAAGTCAAAGACAGTTGTGTTGTAGTATCTCCAATTGTTCCAATGACAAAGACAGATGTTGGGTTTGAATGCATCTCAATTAAAGAAAACAAACCATTTTCATACAAACTCGTACTAAACCATATGAAAAATAAATCAAAATTGGTTTCAGCATTCCATGTGATTTCTGAGAAAAAACTAGTAAATCCAACATTAGAACTTGATTACGACATATTTGTTTGCGGAGATGACAATGATTCAGTTCAAGTGGTTAATACTTTGATTGATGAAATCAAAGGCCTAAGATCAATTTACTTGGGTCCAATAGAATTATCATATCTTGCAGAAATGTCTACACCATTGCTACTTAATGCAATGATTAAAAACAAGATAAAAAATCCAGGTATCAAAATCATCTAA
- a CDS encoding pyridoxamine 5'-phosphate oxidase family protein — protein sequence MNKRDDFLKSQKILRLSTIAKNKTPHIVPVWYRYSGKKFYIGTNTKTEKAKNAKRNPHVAFCVDVGVKSPDIYGLMGQGDANLILEKTKVKSIAKKILLRYFDSLENKSAKELLEDTDCIIEIIPKKISVWSY from the coding sequence ATGAACAAAAGAGATGATTTTCTAAAATCTCAGAAAATATTACGATTATCTACAATTGCTAAAAACAAAACACCTCACATTGTTCCTGTTTGGTATAGATATAGTGGAAAAAAATTCTATATTGGAACAAACACAAAAACTGAAAAAGCTAAAAATGCCAAGAGAAACCCACATGTTGCATTTTGTGTTGATGTAGGTGTAAAATCTCCAGACATTTATGGGCTGATGGGACAGGGAGATGCTAATTTGATTTTAGAGAAAACCAAAGTGAAATCAATTGCAAAAAAGATTCTCTTGCGATACTTTGATTCATTGGAAAACAAGTCTGCAAAAGAACTGCTAGAGGATACTGACTGTATTATAGAAATTATTCCAAAAAAGATTTCAGTTTGGAGTTACTGA
- a CDS encoding aminotransferase class I/II-fold pyridoxal phosphate-dependent enzyme has product MKVSKKVVGVEYAIRDIVVAARKVQQKGMQVDYLNIGDPVQFGFQPPDNVKQALIDAINKGENYYSTSEGLLELREEIAKKENAKGLSIGADEILVTNGVSEGLDMVISSIVEEGDEVLLPGPYYPPYASYVRLHGGIPIEFAVDLENSTPDIDDIKSKITAKTVAICLISPNNPTGVVFNEKSLKELVNIANQNNLYIICDEIYDQIIFDDKFVGIGKVAGDSPVIVLNGFSKVHLMSGWRIGYIAFNQSSKLDALREHLPKLARVRIATSLPVQYAALESLRGPQNYINEFVSEIKKRRDLVVKRLNEMPGLSCPNPKGAFYAFPKIEDNKFGTDKEFVTKLLETKGVLTVHGSGFGEQYGSGHFRLVYLPSLEILDSAMNKIQDFVSQ; this is encoded by the coding sequence TTGAAAGTATCAAAAAAAGTCGTAGGTGTTGAATATGCAATTCGAGATATTGTAGTTGCTGCACGTAAAGTCCAGCAGAAAGGAATGCAAGTTGATTATCTAAACATTGGTGATCCTGTACAGTTTGGATTTCAGCCACCTGACAATGTAAAACAAGCTTTGATTGATGCAATTAACAAGGGTGAAAATTATTACTCTACATCAGAAGGTCTCTTGGAATTAAGAGAAGAAATTGCCAAAAAAGAAAATGCAAAGGGACTCTCAATTGGTGCAGATGAAATTCTAGTTACAAATGGAGTATCTGAAGGACTGGACATGGTAATTTCGTCAATTGTAGAAGAAGGAGATGAAGTATTGTTACCTGGACCATATTATCCACCATATGCCTCCTATGTTAGACTTCATGGTGGAATACCAATAGAATTTGCAGTTGACTTGGAAAACTCAACACCTGACATCGATGATATAAAATCTAAAATCACTGCAAAGACTGTAGCAATTTGTCTTATCAGTCCAAATAATCCAACTGGTGTTGTATTCAATGAAAAATCCCTCAAAGAACTAGTAAATATTGCAAATCAAAATAATCTATACATCATTTGTGATGAAATTTATGATCAAATAATTTTTGATGATAAATTTGTAGGAATTGGTAAAGTTGCAGGAGATTCACCGGTAATTGTCCTTAATGGTTTCTCCAAAGTCCATCTAATGTCTGGCTGGAGAATTGGATACATTGCATTTAATCAATCATCAAAACTTGATGCATTACGAGAGCATCTTCCAAAATTAGCCAGAGTGAGAATTGCCACTAGTCTTCCAGTTCAATACGCAGCTTTGGAATCCCTTCGTGGTCCTCAAAATTACATTAATGAATTTGTCTCTGAAATCAAAAAACGACGAGACTTGGTTGTAAAACGACTAAACGAAATGCCTGGACTCTCATGCCCTAATCCAAAAGGTGCATTTTATGCATTTCCAAAGATTGAAGACAACAAATTTGGAACAGACAAAGAATTTGTAACCAAATTATTGGAAACCAAAGGTGTTCTAACAGTTCATGGTTCAGGATTTGGAGAACAGTATGGTAGTGGACATTTCAGACTGGTCTATCTTCCAAGTCTTGAAATCCTAGACTCTGCAATGAACAAAATCCAAGACTTTGTTAGTCAGTAA